In the genome of Bradyrhizobium arachidis, one region contains:
- a CDS encoding M48 family metallopeptidase: MICFCAERFPWRRLWQNPGELLLPGLTDMATRALLYRRPHEPKTLVITHGSQFFAIRLRRHRRARRYTLRIHPSDREAILTMPPRGTLAEAKDFASRHGAWIAARLGRLPKAAPFQPGTVIPLRGTPHRIVHRAGQRGTVWTEMRDSGERILCVAGGLDHVDRRVGDFLKREARRDLQRSAETYADELGVRVKRLSIRDQSSRWGSCTSAGSLSFSWRLILAPPFVLDYLAAHEVAHLVEMNHSARFWRVCGRICPSMERAKKWLDTHGNDLHRYGAED, from the coding sequence ATGATTTGTTTTTGCGCCGAGCGCTTTCCCTGGCGGCGGTTATGGCAGAATCCGGGCGAACTCCTGCTCCCCGGACTCACAGACATGGCCACACGCGCGCTCCTCTATCGGCGGCCCCACGAACCAAAGACCCTCGTCATCACCCATGGATCGCAATTCTTTGCGATTCGCCTGCGCAGACATCGCCGAGCGCGCCGTTACACGCTCAGAATTCATCCGAGCGACCGCGAAGCCATCCTCACCATGCCGCCGCGCGGCACACTCGCTGAGGCGAAGGACTTTGCGTCGCGTCACGGCGCGTGGATCGCGGCACGCCTCGGCCGTCTGCCGAAGGCTGCGCCGTTCCAACCTGGCACAGTGATACCGCTTCGCGGCACGCCCCATCGCATCGTTCATCGCGCCGGTCAGCGCGGCACGGTGTGGACCGAGATGCGCGACAGCGGTGAACGCATTCTCTGCGTCGCCGGCGGGCTCGACCATGTCGATCGCCGCGTCGGCGACTTCCTCAAGCGCGAGGCGCGCCGCGATCTGCAGCGCTCGGCGGAAACCTATGCCGACGAACTCGGCGTCAGGGTGAAGCGGCTTTCGATCCGCGATCAGTCCAGCCGTTGGGGCTCCTGCACCTCGGCGGGCTCGCTGTCGTTCTCCTGGCGCCTGATCCTCGCGCCGCCCTTCGTGCTCGACTATCTCGCCGCCCACGAGGTCGCCCATCTCGTCGAGATGAACCACTCGGCGCGGTTCTGGCGGGTCTGCGGCAGGATCTGCCCGTCAATGGAGCGCGCCAAGAAGTGGCTCGATACGCACGGCAACGACCTGCACCGGTACGGGGCCGAGGATTAG
- a CDS encoding nuclear transport factor 2 family protein, which produces MDTDVPALRSLAQTYFDAAYEMDAEKFASIFHPSSSVTKVAEDGNVGVTPIASWLAVVRNTKAPKQLGFEREDQILSIDVERELALLKIRLRIPPRSFTDLLSCLKVNGTWKIVQKVMTSKV; this is translated from the coding sequence ATGGATACGGACGTTCCCGCCTTGCGCTCCCTTGCGCAGACCTATTTCGATGCTGCCTATGAAATGGATGCTGAAAAATTTGCATCCATATTTCACCCCTCGAGTTCCGTGACAAAAGTCGCCGAGGACGGCAACGTGGGCGTGACGCCGATTGCGTCATGGCTAGCAGTGGTCCGCAACACGAAGGCTCCGAAGCAACTGGGCTTCGAGCGAGAAGATCAGATCCTATCAATAGACGTTGAAAGAGAGCTTGCGCTTTTGAAAATCAGATTGCGCATTCCGCCGCGTTCCTTCACGGACCTGTTGTCATGCTTGAAGGTGAACGGGACCTGGAAAATAGTGCAGAAAGTGATGACCTCAAAAGTCTGA
- a CDS encoding methylated-DNA--[protein]-cysteine S-methyltransferase, whose amino-acid sequence MPARSTRPSVSFRLDRLPTPIGIALLVTDAEGNLRALDWEDYEHRMRELLRLHYGAVDLTDQPAPAPIRTALSRYFEGDLGQLSGIAWRIAGTPFQQKVWTALAKIPAGTTMSYGAMAARIEMPKAIRAVGHANGSNPISVVLPCHRLIGADGSLVKYGGGLERKRWLLRHEGVEV is encoded by the coding sequence ATGCCCGCTCGATCAACCAGACCGTCTGTAAGCTTCCGCCTCGATCGCCTGCCGACACCGATTGGGATCGCGCTACTCGTCACCGATGCCGAGGGCAATCTTCGTGCGCTCGATTGGGAGGATTACGAGCACCGCATGCGCGAGCTGTTGCGCCTGCATTACGGCGCGGTGGATCTGACCGATCAGCCTGCGCCCGCACCGATTCGGACAGCGCTGTCGCGCTATTTCGAAGGCGATCTCGGTCAGCTCTCGGGCATCGCGTGGCGGATCGCCGGGACGCCGTTCCAGCAGAAGGTCTGGACCGCGCTGGCAAAGATCCCGGCCGGCACGACGATGAGCTACGGCGCGATGGCCGCCAGGATCGAGATGCCGAAGGCCATTCGCGCCGTCGGCCACGCCAACGGCTCCAACCCGATCAGCGTGGTTCTGCCGTGCCACCGCCTAATCGGCGCGGATGGTTCACTGGTGAAATATGGCGGCGGGCTGGAGCGGAAGAGGTGGCTGCTGCGGCATGAAGGGGTGGAGGTCTGA
- a CDS encoding ABC transporter substrate-binding protein — protein sequence MKTRRAYLAATAALAFAFSATQALAQKKYDTGASDTEIKIGQTVPFSGPYSVYANIGKTQAAYFKMINDQGGINGRKINLIQYDDAYSPPKTVEQVRKLVEGDEVLFTFQIIGTAANAAVQKYLNGKKIPQLLASTGAARFNDPQNYPWTIAYNPNYVSEGRIYAKYILKEHPNAKIGVLYQNDDMGRDYLAGLKSGLGDKAASMIVGEVSYEVTDPTVDSQVVKLKSMGADLFYDASTPKFAAQAIKKVAELGWNPVHILDINASPISATLKPAGLDISKGIISTQYGKEPSDPQWKDDPGVKAFFAFMDKYFPEGDKLNTVNTYAYSVAELLTQVLKQCGDDLSRENVMKQVANIKDFTPSFALPGIKINTGPNDYRVNKQMQMMKFNGERWELFGPIIEDTGPSG from the coding sequence ATGAAGACTCGCAGAGCCTATCTAGCTGCCACGGCGGCGCTCGCCTTCGCGTTCTCCGCCACCCAAGCTCTCGCCCAGAAGAAATATGACACCGGTGCGAGCGACACCGAGATCAAGATCGGCCAGACCGTGCCGTTCTCCGGCCCCTACTCCGTCTACGCCAACATCGGCAAGACGCAGGCCGCCTACTTCAAGATGATCAACGATCAGGGCGGCATCAACGGCCGCAAGATCAATCTCATCCAGTATGACGACGCCTATTCGCCGCCGAAGACCGTCGAGCAGGTGCGCAAGCTCGTCGAAGGCGACGAGGTGTTGTTCACCTTCCAGATCATCGGCACGGCCGCCAATGCCGCCGTGCAGAAATATCTCAACGGCAAGAAGATCCCGCAGCTGCTCGCCTCGACCGGCGCTGCCCGCTTCAACGACCCGCAGAACTATCCCTGGACCATCGCCTATAACCCCAACTACGTGTCCGAGGGACGCATCTACGCCAAGTACATTCTCAAGGAGCATCCCAACGCCAAGATCGGCGTGCTCTACCAGAACGACGACATGGGCCGCGATTATCTCGCGGGGCTCAAGAGCGGCCTCGGCGACAAGGCCGCCAGCATGATCGTCGGCGAGGTGTCCTACGAGGTCACCGATCCGACGGTGGACTCGCAGGTAGTGAAACTGAAGTCGATGGGCGCCGACCTTTTCTACGATGCCTCGACACCGAAGTTCGCGGCGCAAGCCATCAAGAAGGTGGCCGAGCTCGGCTGGAACCCCGTGCATATCCTCGACATCAATGCGAGCCCGATCTCAGCGACCCTCAAGCCGGCCGGCCTCGACATCTCCAAGGGCATCATCTCCACCCAGTATGGCAAGGAGCCCAGCGATCCCCAGTGGAAGGACGATCCGGGCGTGAAAGCGTTCTTCGCCTTCATGGACAAGTATTTCCCTGAGGGCGACAAGCTCAACACGGTCAACACCTATGCCTATTCGGTCGCCGAGCTGCTGACCCAGGTGCTGAAGCAATGCGGCGACGACCTGTCGCGCGAGAACGTGATGAAGCAGGTCGCCAACATCAAGGACTTCACTCCGAGCTTCGCGCTGCCCGGCATCAAGATCAACACCGGGCCGAACGACTATCGCGTCAACAAGCAGATGCAGATGATGAAGTTCAACGGCGAACGCTGGGAGCTGTTCGGACCGATCATCGAGGACACGGGCCCGTCGGGTTAG
- a CDS encoding LysR family transcriptional regulator, protein MMTNEMNDLATFAIVARERSFTRAAIKLGVSQSALSHTIRRLEQRLELRLLARTTKSVSPTAAGAALLEDLSPALEQIRHALDKARSIRHRPEGRLRIVMSRSAAVMVLLPRLRVFAEAYPGIILDVVTVTGPVDLVAGEFDAGIQLGEYIQKDMIAVRVTPELRLAVVGSPRYFASRRPPEKPKDLNDHRCITLRLAGGPYRWEFEQGRKSVTINVNGPLIIDDTHLVIQAALAGVGIGLAYEEQVAGYIAKGRLVRVLEDWTPPIPGFFMYYSSRQHQPAALSALVKALRHSEQKPAR, encoded by the coding sequence ATGATGACAAACGAAATGAACGATCTCGCCACGTTTGCAATTGTGGCCCGTGAACGAAGCTTTACACGCGCTGCGATAAAACTGGGTGTGTCTCAGTCTGCTTTGAGCCATACGATCCGGAGGCTTGAGCAACGGCTTGAGCTGCGGCTGCTCGCTCGAACTACCAAGAGCGTTTCGCCCACCGCCGCGGGGGCAGCGCTCCTGGAAGACTTGTCTCCGGCGCTCGAGCAAATTCGTCATGCTCTCGACAAAGCCCGGAGCATTCGGCACCGACCCGAAGGTCGCCTTCGAATTGTAATGTCGCGATCAGCTGCGGTGATGGTCTTGTTGCCGCGGCTCAGAGTTTTCGCTGAGGCCTACCCTGGCATCATTCTGGACGTTGTCACGGTCACTGGCCCCGTGGACCTCGTTGCAGGCGAGTTCGATGCGGGTATCCAGCTCGGCGAGTACATTCAAAAGGACATGATCGCGGTTCGTGTCACGCCCGAACTGCGATTGGCGGTTGTGGGGTCGCCACGATATTTCGCTTCACGACGCCCCCCCGAAAAGCCAAAAGATCTCAACGATCATCGGTGCATTACCCTGCGTCTTGCCGGCGGTCCATATCGGTGGGAGTTTGAGCAAGGTCGAAAGTCGGTCACGATCAACGTCAACGGCCCACTGATAATTGACGATACTCATCTGGTGATTCAGGCAGCGCTCGCTGGAGTTGGTATCGGGCTCGCCTATGAAGAGCAGGTCGCCGGATATATTGCGAAGGGCCGCCTTGTTCGGGTGCTGGAGGATTGGACGCCGCCAATTCCCGGCTTCTTCATGTATTATTCCAGTCGCCAGCAT
- a CDS encoding ABC transporter substrate-binding protein — protein sequence MRNGVLHLATATALTLALSISAASAQKKYDPGASDTEIKVGQTMPFSGPASAYSSIGKTQAAYFKMINDQGGINGRKINLIQYDDAYSPPKAVEQIRKLVESDEVLLTFQIIGTPVNAAVQKYLNAKKVPQLFAATGASRFTDPKNFPWTMGFNPNYFVEGRIYGQYILKEHPNAKIGVLYQNDDLGKDYLNGLKAGLGDKAAKMIVTEASYEVSDPTVDSQILKIKDAGADLFFSATTPKQAAQAIKKIAEMGWHPVQIVDINATSVGAVLKPAGLEAAKGLISVNYGKEPLDPTWKDDPGLKRYFDFMAKYYPDGDKDSNFNTYGYSTAQLLVHVLKQCGDDLTRENVMKQAASLKDVTSDTALPGIKANTSPTDYRVNKQLQMMKFSGERWELFGPILEDAGPAG from the coding sequence ATGAGGAATGGAGTACTGCATCTGGCCACGGCAACGGCGCTGACCCTCGCGCTGTCGATCTCTGCGGCCAGTGCCCAGAAGAAATATGATCCGGGCGCCAGCGACACCGAGATCAAGGTCGGGCAGACCATGCCGTTTTCGGGACCGGCGTCGGCCTATTCGTCGATCGGCAAGACCCAGGCCGCCTATTTCAAGATGATCAACGACCAGGGCGGCATCAACGGCCGCAAGATCAACCTGATTCAATACGACGACGCCTATTCGCCGCCGAAAGCCGTGGAGCAGATCCGCAAGCTGGTCGAGAGCGACGAGGTGCTGCTGACCTTCCAGATCATCGGCACGCCCGTGAACGCAGCGGTGCAGAAATATCTCAATGCCAAGAAGGTGCCGCAGCTGTTCGCGGCGACCGGTGCCTCGCGGTTCACTGATCCGAAGAACTTTCCGTGGACCATGGGCTTCAATCCGAACTACTTCGTCGAAGGCCGCATCTACGGCCAGTACATTCTCAAGGAGCATCCGAACGCCAAGATCGGTGTGCTCTATCAGAACGACGACCTCGGTAAGGATTATCTGAACGGCCTCAAGGCCGGCCTCGGCGACAAGGCCGCCAAGATGATCGTGACCGAAGCCTCCTACGAGGTCTCCGATCCGACCGTCGATTCGCAGATCCTCAAGATCAAGGACGCCGGCGCCGATCTGTTCTTCAGCGCGACCACGCCGAAGCAGGCCGCGCAGGCGATCAAGAAGATCGCCGAAATGGGCTGGCATCCAGTGCAGATCGTCGACATCAACGCGACCTCCGTCGGCGCGGTGCTGAAGCCGGCCGGCCTCGAGGCCGCCAAGGGCCTCATCAGCGTCAACTACGGCAAGGAACCGCTCGATCCGACCTGGAAGGATGATCCCGGCCTGAAGAGGTATTTCGACTTCATGGCGAAGTACTATCCCGACGGCGACAAGGACTCGAACTTCAACACCTACGGCTACAGCACGGCGCAGCTGCTGGTGCATGTGCTGAAGCAGTGCGGTGACGATCTGACGCGCGAGAACGTCATGAAGCAGGCGGCCTCGCTGAAGGACGTCACGAGCGACACCGCGCTGCCCGGCATCAAGGCCAACACCTCGCCGACCGACTACCGCGTCAACAAGCAGCTTCAGATGATGAAGTTCAGCGGCGAGCGCTGGGAGCTGTTCGGCCCGATCCTAGAGGATGCGGGTCCGGCGGGTTAG
- a CDS encoding transglycosylase domain-containing protein, producing the protein MAWGKKKGGRKEPLFGLPAALADLRLTAADRIPGGDDTPKKSTKSSAKRKADEPDEEPPRERKAQPSRSGAKRRSKSRGGFGLGRLIYWGAVLSLWGVIAVIGVVIYVGAHLPPIQSLEIPKRPPTIQIVGIDGSMLAQRGEMAGANVALKDLPPYLPKAFIAIEDRRFYSHFGIDPIGILRALVTNVLHRGVSQGGSTLTQQLAKNLFLTQERTMQRKLQEAELAIWLERKHSKNEILELYLNRVYFGSGAYGVEAAAQKYFGKSAKNVTVAEAAMLAGLVKSPSRLAPNRNPEGAEARAQIVLAAMADAKFITDAQAQASIGHPSYNVKPAGAGTVNYVADWIGEVLDDLVGQIDESIKVETTIDPKLQSVAEAAIIDELAAKSVKFNVSQGALVAMTPDGAVRAMVGGRNYSESQYNRAVTAKRQPGSSFKPFVYLTALEQGLTPDTVRQDAPIEVKGWKPENYTHEYFGAVTLTQALAMSLNTVAIRLGLEVGPKNVVRTAHRLGISSKLEPNASIALGTSEVSVVELVGAYAPFANGGFAVTPHVVTRIRTLSGKLLYMRQPDERNQVIDPRYVGMMNAMMRETLISGTAKKAEIPGWPAAGKTGTSQDYRDAWFIGYTASLVTGVWLGNDDNSPTKKATGGGLPVEVWSRFMKTAHEGVPVAALPNSQASWGLSNLAQAASQISPPTPAAPGLAPAPVSNGGYRPPPPTRANVRPEAAAGLDGWLMDRLFGGNR; encoded by the coding sequence ATGGCGTGGGGAAAGAAGAAGGGTGGGCGGAAGGAGCCGTTGTTCGGCTTGCCCGCGGCGCTCGCCGATCTGCGCCTGACGGCCGCGGACCGCATCCCCGGCGGCGACGACACGCCGAAGAAGTCCACGAAATCATCCGCCAAGCGCAAAGCCGACGAGCCCGACGAGGAGCCGCCGCGCGAGCGGAAGGCTCAGCCAAGCCGCAGCGGCGCCAAGCGAAGGTCGAAGTCGCGCGGAGGGTTCGGCCTCGGCCGTCTCATCTATTGGGGCGCGGTGTTGAGCCTGTGGGGCGTGATCGCCGTGATCGGCGTCGTGATCTATGTCGGCGCCCATCTGCCGCCGATCCAGTCGCTGGAAATCCCCAAGCGCCCGCCGACGATCCAGATCGTCGGCATCGACGGCAGCATGCTGGCGCAGCGCGGCGAGATGGCCGGCGCCAATGTCGCGCTGAAGGATCTGCCGCCTTATCTGCCGAAGGCGTTCATCGCCATCGAGGACCGCCGCTTCTATTCGCATTTCGGCATCGACCCGATCGGCATCCTGCGCGCCCTCGTCACCAACGTGCTCCATCGCGGCGTGTCGCAGGGCGGCTCGACCCTGACGCAGCAGCTGGCGAAAAACCTGTTCCTGACCCAGGAGCGGACCATGCAGCGCAAGCTGCAGGAGGCGGAGCTGGCGATCTGGCTGGAGCGCAAGCACTCCAAGAACGAGATCCTGGAACTTTATCTGAACCGCGTCTATTTCGGCTCCGGCGCCTACGGCGTCGAAGCTGCCGCGCAAAAGTATTTCGGCAAGTCGGCGAAGAACGTCACGGTCGCGGAAGCCGCGATGCTGGCCGGTCTCGTCAAATCGCCCTCGCGCCTCGCCCCGAACCGCAACCCCGAAGGCGCCGAAGCGCGCGCGCAAATCGTGCTCGCGGCGATGGCGGATGCGAAGTTCATCACCGACGCACAGGCGCAGGCCTCGATCGGCCATCCCTCCTACAATGTGAAGCCGGCCGGCGCCGGCACGGTCAATTACGTCGCCGACTGGATCGGCGAGGTGCTGGACGATCTGGTCGGGCAGATCGACGAGAGCATCAAGGTCGAGACCACGATCGATCCGAAGCTGCAGAGCGTCGCCGAAGCCGCCATCATCGACGAGCTCGCAGCCAAGAGCGTGAAGTTCAATGTCAGCCAGGGCGCGCTGGTGGCGATGACGCCCGATGGCGCGGTGCGCGCCATGGTCGGCGGGCGGAACTATTCCGAGAGCCAGTACAACCGCGCGGTCACGGCGAAGCGCCAGCCGGGCTCCTCGTTCAAGCCGTTCGTGTATCTGACCGCGCTCGAGCAGGGCCTGACGCCCGACACCGTCCGCCAGGACGCGCCGATCGAGGTCAAGGGCTGGAAGCCCGAGAACTACACCCATGAATATTTCGGCGCGGTGACGCTGACCCAGGCGCTGGCGATGTCGCTCAACACGGTCGCGATCCGCCTCGGCCTCGAGGTCGGGCCGAAGAACGTGGTGCGCACCGCGCACCGGCTCGGCATCTCCTCCAAGCTCGAGCCCAACGCCTCGATCGCGCTTGGCACGTCGGAAGTCTCGGTGGTCGAGCTGGTCGGCGCCTATGCGCCGTTCGCCAATGGCGGCTTCGCGGTGACGCCGCATGTCGTGACGCGGATCAGGACGCTCAGCGGCAAGCTGCTCTACATGCGCCAGCCGGACGAGCGCAATCAGGTGATCGATCCCCGCTATGTCGGCATGATGAACGCGATGATGCGGGAGACGCTGATATCAGGCACCGCAAAGAAGGCGGAGATCCCGGGCTGGCCGGCCGCCGGCAAGACCGGCACCAGCCAGGATTACCGCGACGCCTGGTTCATCGGTTACACCGCGAGCCTCGTCACCGGCGTCTGGCTCGGCAATGACGACAACTCGCCGACCAAGAAGGCGACCGGCGGCGGCCTGCCGGTGGAGGTCTGGTCGCGCTTCATGAAGACGGCGCATGAGGGCGTGCCGGTGGCGGCCTTGCCAAACTCGCAAGCTAGCTGGGGCCTCTCGAACCTTGCGCAAGCGGCCTCGCAGATCTCGCCGCCGACACCGGCCGCGCCTGGACTTGCACCGGCGCCAGTCAGCAATGGCGGCTATCGCCCGCCACCGCCGACGCGCGCCAATGTGCGGCCGGAGGCAGCCGCGGGCCTGGATGGCTGGCTGATGGACCGGCTGTTCGGCGGGAATCGGTAG
- a CDS encoding DUF1330 domain-containing protein — translation MGHIDPTKEIFAQFRDNDRPGPIHMLNLVRLRKEAAYPDGRKASGAEAYAAYGRESGPVFERLGGRIVWQGRFELMLIGPQEERWDHCFIAEYPSVAAFVEMIRDPVYREAVKHRQAAVEDSRLIRHAVLPVGKNFGEIPT, via the coding sequence ATGGGCCACATCGATCCGACCAAGGAGATCTTTGCGCAGTTCCGGGACAATGACCGCCCGGGCCCGATCCACATGCTCAACCTGGTGCGCCTGCGCAAAGAAGCCGCCTATCCTGATGGCCGCAAGGCGAGCGGCGCTGAGGCCTATGCCGCCTATGGCCGCGAGAGCGGCCCGGTGTTCGAACGCCTCGGCGGCCGCATCGTCTGGCAGGGCCGGTTCGAGCTGATGCTGATCGGCCCGCAGGAGGAACGCTGGGACCATTGCTTCATCGCGGAATATCCGAGCGTCGCCGCCTTCGTCGAGATGATCCGCGATCCCGTCTATCGCGAGGCGGTGAAGCACAGGCAGGCGGCGGTGGAGGACTCGCGGCTGATCCGGCACGCCGTGCTGCCGGTCGGGAAGAATTTTGGGGAGATACCGACTTGA
- a CDS encoding DUF1304 domain-containing protein: MIANVLVALVAALHAYFLVLEMFLWTKPTGLKVFRNTPEKAEITKVLAANQGLYNGFLVAGLIWGLVHGNPAFAFQIKVFFLLCVVVAGAYGAATVSTRILIVQALPAAIALAALFLA, translated from the coding sequence CTGATCGCCAATGTCCTGGTGGCGCTGGTCGCCGCACTGCACGCTTATTTCCTGGTCCTGGAGATGTTCCTCTGGACCAAGCCGACGGGTCTGAAGGTGTTTCGCAATACGCCTGAGAAGGCCGAGATCACGAAGGTGCTCGCTGCCAACCAGGGGCTCTATAACGGTTTCCTCGTCGCCGGCCTGATCTGGGGTCTGGTCCACGGCAATCCCGCGTTCGCGTTCCAGATCAAGGTGTTCTTCCTGCTCTGCGTGGTCGTGGCGGGCGCCTATGGTGCGGCGACCGTCAGCACGCGCATCCTGATCGTGCAGGCGCTGCCGGCGGCGATCGCGCTGGCTGCATTGTTCCTGGCTTAA